Proteins from a single region of Primulina tabacum isolate GXHZ01 chromosome 5, ASM2559414v2, whole genome shotgun sequence:
- the LOC142547183 gene encoding lycopene beta cyclase, chloroplastic/chromoplastic-like: protein MDTLLKTHNKLDFLQPIHGFMEKFSAYTSLKPQKLEPKFVSKKSSVKFGKSFGVKASSSALLELVPETKKEKLDFELPMYDPSKGLVVDLAVVGGGPAGLAVAQQVSEAGLSVCSIDPSPKMIWPNNYGVWVDEFEAMDLLDCLDTTWSGAVVYVNDKTRKDLDRPYGRVNRKQLKSKMMQKCILNGVKFHQAKVVKVIHEESKSLLICNDGVTIQAVVVLDATGFSRSLVQYDKPYNPGYQVAYGILAEVEEHPFDMNKMVFMDWRDSHLNNNKELKERNRKIPTFLYAMPFSSQKIFLEETSLVARPGVPMKDIQERMVARLNHLGIKVTSIEEDEHCVIPMGGPLPVLPQRVVGIGGTAGMVHPSTGYMVARTLAAAPVVANAIVRYLSSDQNLLGNELSAEVWKDLWPIDRRRQREFFCFGMDILLKLDLHATRRFFSAFFDLEPRYWHGFLSSRLFLPELVLFGISLFAHASNSSRLEIMAKGTVPLVNMINNLIQDKD, encoded by the coding sequence ATGGATACTTTACTTAAGACTCACAACAAGCTTGATTTTCTTCAACCAATTCATGGGTTCATGGAGAAATTTAGCGCCTATACATCTTTGAAACCTCAGAAACTCGAACCTAAGTTTGTTTCCAAGAAATCAAGTGTAAAATTCGGCAAAAGTTTTGGTGTGAAAGCCAGTTCTAGTGCCCTTTTGGAGCTTGTGCCTGAGACCAAGAAGGAAAAACTTGATTTTGAACTTCCCATGTATGACCCTTCGAAAGGGCTGGTGGTAGATCTGGCAGTTGTAGGTGGAGGTCCAGCAGGACTCGCGGTAGCGCAACAAGTTTCAGAGGCTGGCCTGTCGGTTTGCTCAATCGATCCTTCTCCCAAAATGATTTGGCCTAATAATTATGGTGTTTGGGTGGATGAATTTGAGGCAATGGATTTGTTGGATTGCCTCGACACAACTTGGTCTGGTGCTGTTGTGTACGTTAATGACAAGACGCGTAAAGACCTTGATCGGCCATATGGAAGGGTTAATAGGAAACAGCTGAAATCGAAAATGATGCAGAAATGCATTTTAAATGGTGTTAAATTTCATCAAGCTAAGGTTGTGAAAGTAATTCACGAGGAATCCAAATCATTGTTGATTTGCAATGATGGTGTTACTATTCAGGCTGTTGTGGTTCTAGATGCCACTGGTTTTTCCCGGTCTCTCGTTCAGTATGACAAACCGTACAACCCTGGCTATCAAGTAGCTTATGGAATTTTGGCAGAAGTGGAagaacatccatttgatatgaATAAGATGGTTTTCATGGATTGGCGAGACTCGCATCTCAACAATAACAAAGAGTTGAAGGAAAGGAATAGAAAGATTCCTACCTTTCTCTATGCTATGCCCTTTTCTTCTCAAAAAATATTCTTGGAAGAAACGTCCCTTGTTGCTCGTCCTGGAGTACCAATGAAGGATATTCAAGAACGTATGGTGGCTCGATTAAACCATTTAGGCATAAAAGTGACTAGCATCGAAGAGGATGAACATTGTGTAATTCCAATGGGGGGCCCCCTCCCGGTTTTACCTCAGAGAGTCGTGGGCATTGGTGGTACGGCCGGGATGGTGCACCCTTCAACTGGCTACATGGTAGCAAGAACTCTAGCTGCTGCTCCAGTTGTTGCCAATGCTATCGTTCGATATCTCAGTTCAGATCAAAACCTTCTTGGTAATGAATTATCTGCGGAGGTTTGGAAAGATTTGTGGCCGATAGATAGGAGACGCCAAAGGGAATTCTTTTGTTTTGGTATGGATATTCTGCTGAAGCTTGATCTGCATGCCACCAGAAGGTTCTTCAGCGCGTTTTTCGACTTGGAACCACGTTACTGGCACGGATTCTTGTCGTCCCGGTTGTTTCTTCCAGAGCTCGTGCTCTTCGGTATATCCCTTTTTGCACATGCCTCAAATTCGTCTAGGTTAGAGATAATGGCCAAGGGCACTGTTCCTCTGGTAAATATGATCAACAATTTGATACAAGATAAAGATTGA
- the LOC142547184 gene encoding DNA-directed RNA polymerase V subunit 5A-like yields the protein MNIDGEENLGNCLSSFVDNGSSESHRYYLARRTLLEMLRDRGYAVPSSDIELSLQEFRDRHGQTPDVDTLKISALHRDDPSQKTLVLFCPPNIVKVNVIRAIVTEIVNRDRLNRLILVVQSKITSQALKAVELISCKVEIFQILDLLINITKHELKPKHLVLTDKEKESLLKKYSIEEKQLPRMSHNDAIARYYGLEKGQVVKVTYNGELTQLHVTYRCVW from the exons ATGAATATCGACGGGGAAGAAAATTTGGGGAATTGCCTGAGCAGTTTCGTCGATAATGGCAGCAGCGAGAGCCACAGGTACTATTTGGCGCGCAGAACGCTGCTGGAAATGCTTAGAGACCGTGGCTATGCAGTGCCCAGTTCTGACATTGAGCTCTCTCTTCAAGAATTTCGAGATAGGCATGGGCAGACGCCTGATGTTGATACATTGAAGATTTCTGCTCTCCACCGGGATGACCCTTCTCAAAAG ACTCTGGTTCTATTCTGTCCTCCAAACATAGTTAAAGTAAATGTCATCCGTGCCATTGTAACTGAGATTGTCAACAGAGACAGATTGAATCGGCTGATATTGGTAGTTCAGAGTAAAATAACAAGCCAGGCCTTAAAAGCTGTAGAGCTTATTTCGTGCAAAGTTGAAATTTTCCAG ATCTTGGATTTGCTCATCAACATAACTAAACATGAACTAAAGCCAAAACATCTAGTGCTGACTGACAAAGAGAAAGAAAGTCTGCTAAAGAAGTACAGCATAGAAGAAAAACAG CTTCCACGGATGTCACATAACGATGCAATAGCTCGTTATTATGGGCTGGAGAAAGGGCAGGTCGTGAAGGTTACATACAACGGTGAACTTACACAGTTACATGTAACATATCGCTGTGTTTGGTGA
- the LOC142544206 gene encoding uncharacterized protein At5g39865-like, which translates to MSSSVNDETRDALGGKGVVSLPHFFVNGKYIGSVEEIKQLNDSVELAKILEGFLAMDSGFVYKICGDMRFVPCPNCYGSRKVYDEEEGELRRCLECNENGLIRCSNLALEFYSS; encoded by the exons ATGTCGTCTTCAGTGAATGATGAAACAAGAG ATGCATTAGGAGGGAAGGGAGTAGTGAGCTTGCCACACTTTTTTGTCAACGGGAAGTACATTGGTAGTGTGGAGGAGATTAAACAACTTAATGACTCAGTGGAGTTGGCAAAGATTTTAGAAGGATTTTTGGCTATGGATTCGGGATTCGTGTACAAGATTTGTGGGGATATGAGGTTCGTTCCATGCCCGAATTGTTACGGTAGCCGGAAGGTTTACGACGAAGAAGAAGGGGAATTGAGGAGGTGCCTGGAATGCAACGAAAATGGTTTGATTCGATGCTCCAATCTTGCCCTTGAGTTCTATAGCTCATGA